The genomic window GGCAGTCCTTGCGTACGTGGCCATATCCTTTGCAGCGTAGGCACTGAATATCCCTTGTTCTCCCCGTGGATACCACCGAGGATGAACTCTTGGCAGATGTAGCCGTTGCTCCTCTAGTTGGTTCACTTGGGCATGGTACAGAATTTGTTGTAGAGGAGCGTGGCTTGATGGTCGAGGAAGATTGTGGGGGTGCACGCGTTGACGGTGCAGCAGTATTGGAGGGTGTCCACGGGCTAGCACGACCTGCAGGAATGTTAGCCCTCATGCTagctcgtcgtccctgcacttctcgttcagctttacaagcaaggtgaAATAAACGATTGACAGAATTATATTCCTTATAAGCTAGAATATCCTGAATCTCCCGGTTCAGCCCACCCATAAATCTAGCTATGGCACCATCCTCATTTTCCTCTAGCCTGCAACGAAGCATACCCATTTGTAGCTCttgatagtattcttctacagatttggatccttgcctcaattgttgcaacttatgtaaaagatcacgggaataataagaaggaacaaatctggcccgcatgacccgtttcaaagcatcccaagttggtgtgttatttgggttcttacgatggtattcagaccaccaaacagaggcaaagtcagtaaactcactagttgcagccctaacacgtttgtcctcagggaaatcatggcAAGTAAATTTCTGATCAACAGCTAATTCCCAACTAAGGTACATATCAGGATTATACCTCCCATCAAAAGCAGGTATGGTGAATTTAATCTTGCCAAATGAGTCATCGGCACGTACCTCTTGCCGTGGTCGACGAGGACCTGTCTCATGGCGGCGGCGATGTTGTTCGATGCGTCGATGACCATTCAGCTCCTCATCAAGCTCAGTGTCCgctgcatattcttcttcatcatgaccagcagcactgcccatggtgttgttgttgttgtgattgcgtcGTTCGAAACCATCACAGCGATTCTGTTCCATCCTCTCCAATCGCTCCAAGACACCTACAAGAGATGTATTAACAGAACCAAGAGTGCCttccaaggaagccaacttggtgttggtctcaatctgagccgtctccaattgaccaaggcgctcattggtgacacgaacatcctcatcaaggtgttcagcatggagcctcactttgcgttcaaagtgttgcagcaaggcttttgatcgaggtgattgtggaggggtcctttcaccttctcctgccatggttagtatgtagcaagggaatcacaagaaaatatgtcctaccaactaactgaattaggtggcaacaattttcattctctcagcatgtgcaaccgagttcttacaagtccttaccttgctatgcagatggtgttggcgacgacaagaacaacacaagtagtagcaagtagaaccctgtgacgttgtagataatttgtggagctgtaggtggctTAAAAAAAATCAAGGTACAGCTGGAACCACGTTAGTCAATGCAAGTTGAATAAGTGTTCAAAGATAGTAccgtgctggtcctaggctaacccgtgctagagacgcgagcctagacacaaatgttgtcaccggacagtagcaaacaatggaaatgatgagagtaaatagcatcaacttaacccttcttttttttctttctttctttctttcctccttttcctttctttttcttttctattttctttttcttttcttttcttttcttttcttttcttttcttttcttttcgacaagtagcacaaactgaacttttgcaatatgattataacaagaatgcagcaagtagcatagactttcttttactagggataaggattgcaacaagtagtacaaatatgcaatttgaactctcttattttcagaactgagtgtactcagatttgcaccaaaacgacaggtgcataaggtagtgtttgtgtaggcacggctgaaggtgatggtggtgagggtTTCAGCGAAAAGGTCGAGAAAAACAGCGGTGCTTTTGCTGCTGGTTGTGGTGGTATTGGTGGAGATTGCAGCGGCTGAAGTGGGGGGAAAGGCAACAACGGATTGTGTGGTGACtgaaacgtgacaagaactcgaaactctaaaggattagaacctaagaaccagcacttgacaccacgatgtaaaccacaaactcaacaagcaaagaactaagcagatcagcaaggctcaaacttgtgtttggaatttcagttctatcctatttttatatttctggactataggtaaagtaatgaacggtaaatcactcaccaaagaaccttgctctgataccacatgatgggacaaggggttgttcctgatcttttggtgagtgtggataaactcgatttggggtggattcgacgttggctgtccgactacaacgaccacaaggttgctgcgccttagcaacaggtacaccggctccgattgtgatgttcttgccgtgccaagaacaccatgaacctgcaagcaaccgagaacaagcaagaacaagatgaacaagcaaataactcacggatttaagccaaaggccgaatctgaatcacaagttggggtcttgaaacaagcaaatcgggtggtctagtcgacacacgcgtttacaaggaagaagcagcagctatcttgcatctaaacaaaacccaacctcattctgatggctgctggctctatttataaggaggagagcacaagggggagtgggaaaccctaatctgggcgtccctcaatgggctgtaggtctgtgcgtcctttggcttgctgcgcacagattcggtagattctgatagtggggttggacccatgtgaaagaggacgacgcgctctttccaacaagtcaaaaaccagcttcattggatctcgtatcaaggagttatggtacttttgatggagtgtttcctgctgtctcgagatgagctgagcgccccattaatgatgattcccacttgttcggctgctccatcctcatcatggggtctaaacatgaggcaatggggtcttgaccaacattcctaagaataagacaatcatcaccatgatttagtagcatccaattctgagacgagtttgtatgaacagcgaggaacgactttacctgataattaagttgttgtgctcgagctcttgtcatcggaccttgttgtgcagcaggtgtggttgtatcaatggaagggatgtcctcatcaccataggctcagaaatcattttggtcacacccgatggtaccacaaagtgacgatgctcaagtggaagctcattttggtatgtttggagatagtgctaatcttaatgcaagataggtgcacggtttgcgtcgaacgtaccatacgataggaaatcattttggatgcacccaatggaactcctaggtgacgtgggttatgaggaatctcacttctttcggtttggagacagtgttagtgtcggtgcaagataggtgcatggttggcgctagacgtaccataggctctgagatcattttggacgcacccgatggtaccactaggtgacaaggctcaagtggtagcttgtttcggtacgtttggagatagtgctaatcttgacgcaagataggtgcacggtttgcgtcgaacgtaacataggctcataaatcattttgcatgcacccgatggagctccttggtgacgtgggtcatgtggaatctctcttctttctatttcaaggtagtgttagtgtcggtgcaagctaggtgcatggtttgcgctagacgcacccgatggtaccactaggctctgagatcattttggacgcacccgatggtaccactaggtgacgaggctcaagtggaagctcatttcggtacatttggagatagtgctaatcttgatgcaaaataggtgcatggtttgcgtcgaacataccataggataggaaatcattttggatgcacccaatggaacccctaggtggcgtgggtcatgtggaatgtcacttctttccgtttagagatagtgcaaatcttgacgcaaataggtgcacggtttgcgtcaagcgtaacataggctcagaaatcattttgcatgcacccgatggagctccttggtgacgtgggtcttgtggaatctctcttctttttatttggaggtagcgttagcgtcggtgcaagataggtgcatggtttgcactagacgtaccatcggctcagaaatcgttttggtcgcacccgatggtaccactaggtgacgagcctcaagtggaagctcattttggtatgtttggacataatgctaatcttgacgcaagataggtgcacggtttgcgtcgaacgtaccataggctaggaaatcattttggatgcacccaatggaactcctaggtgatgtgggttatgtggaatctcacttctttctgtttggagacagtgttagtgtcagagcAAGCTAgatgtatggtttgcgctagacgtaccataggctctgagatcgttttggatgcacccgatggtaccactaggtgacgaggctcaagtggaagctcatttcggtacatttggagatagtgctaatcttgacacaagataggtgcacggtttgcgtcgaacataccataggctaggaaatcattttggatgcacccaatggaactcaaaggtgacgtgggttatgtggaatctcacttctttccatttgcaggtagtgttagcgtcggtgcaagataggtgcatggtttgcactagatgtaccataggcttagaaatcattttggtcgcacctaatggtaccacaaggtgatgaggctcgagtggaagctcatttcggtacgtttggagatagtgctaatcgtaatgcaagataggtgcacggtttgcgtcgaacgttccataggctaggaaatcattttggatgcaccaatggaactcctaggtgacatgggttatgtggaatctcacttctttccgtttggagacagtgttagacataccataggctctgagatcattttggacgcaaccgatggtaccactaggtgacaagtctcaagtggaagcttgtttcattccgtttagagatagtgctaatcttgacgcaagataggtgcaccgtttccgtcgaacataacataggcttgaaaatcattttgcatgcacccgatggagctccttggtgacgtgggtcatgtggaatctctcttctctctatttggaggtagtgttagcgttggtacaagatagctgcatggtttgcactagacgtaccgtaggctaaaaaatcgttttggtcgcacccgatggtaccactaggtgatgaggctcaagtggaagctcatttcggtacgtttggagatagtgctaatcttgacgcaaataggtgcacagtttgcgtcgaacataccataggctaggaaatcattttgcatgcacccaatggaactcctaggtgacgtgggtcatgtggaatctcacttctttccttttggagacagtgttagtgtcggtggaagatacatgtatggtttgcgctagacgtaccataggctctaagatcattttggacgcaaccgatggtaccactaggtgacgaggctcaagtggaagctcgtttcggtccattttgtgatagtgctaatcttgacgcaagataggtgcttggtttacGTCGATTGTAACATAGGCTCGGAcaccattttgcatgcacccgacggagctccttggtgacgtgggtcatgtggaatctctcttcttttcatttggaggtagtgttagcgtcggtgcaagataggtgcatggtttcctctagacgtactataggctcagaaatcattttggtcgcacccgatggtaccactaggtgacgagactcaagtggtagctcatttcggtacgtttggacattgtgctaatcttgatgcaagataggtgcacggtttgcgtcgaacgtaccataggataggaaatcattttggatgcacccaatggaacccctaggtgacgtgggtcatgtggaatgtcactgctttccgtttagagatagtgctaatcttgacgcaagataggtgcacggtttgcgtcgagcgtaacataggctcagaaatcattttgcatgcacccgatggagctccttggtgacgtgggtcatgtggaatctctcttctttttattTGGAGGTAGcattagcgtcggtgcaagataggtgcatggtttgcactagacgtaccattggctcagaaatcattttggtcgcacccgatggtaccactatgtgacgagcctcaagtggaagctcatttcggtacgtttggacatagtgctaatcttgacacaagataggtgcacggtttgcgtcgaacgtaccataggctaggaaatcattttggatgcacccaatggaactcctatgtgatgtgggttatgtggaatctcacttcttttcgtttggagacagtgtttgtgttggagcaagctaggtgcatggtttgcgctagacgtaccattggctctgagatcgttttggacgcacccgatggtaccactaggtgacgaggctcaagtggaagctcatttcggtacagttggagatagtgctaatcttgacgcaagataggtgcacgatttgcgtcgaacgtaccataggctaggaaatcattttggatgcatccaAAGGAACTCAAAGGTGACATGGGTtacgtggaatctcacttctttccatttggaggtagtgttagcgtcagtgcaagataggtgcgtggtttgcactagatgtcgcataggcttagaaatcattttggcgcACCCGATGggacaaggtgacgaggctcgagtggaagctcatttcggtacgtttggagatagtcctAATCgtaacacaagataggtgcacggtttgcgtcgaacgtaccataggctaggaaatcattttggatgcacccaatggaactcctaggtgacgtgggttatgtggaatctcacttctttccgtttggagacagtgttagtgtcggtataagataggtgcatggtttgcgctagacgtaccataggctctgagatcattttggacgcaaccgatggtaccactaggtgacaagtctcaagtggaagctcatttcattccgtttagagatagtgctaatcttgacgcaagataggtgcacagtttccgtcgaacataacataggcttgaaaatcattttgcatgcacctgatggagctccttggtgatgtgggtcatgtggaatctctcttctttctatttggaggtagtgttagcatcggtgcaagataggtgcatggtttgctctagacatactataggctcagaaatcattttggtcgcacccgatggtaccactaggtgacgaggctcaagtgcaagctcatttcggtacgtttggagatagtgctaatcttgacgcaagataggtgcacggtttgcatcgaacataccataggctaggaaattattttggatgcacctaatggaactcctaggtgacgtgggtcatgtggaatctcacttcttttacttttggagacagtgttagtgtcggtggaagataggtgtatggtttgcgctagacgtaccataggctctaagatcgttttggatgcaaccaacggtaccacttggtgacaaggctcaagtggaagatcatttcggtccgtttagagatagtgctaatcttgatgcatgataggtgcatggtttgcgtcgagcgtaacataggctcagaaatcattttgcatgcacccgatggagctccttattgacgtgggtcatgtggaatctctcttcttttcatttggaggtagtgttagtgtcggtgcaagataagtgcatggttcaCACTAGACGTACccttggctcagaaatcattttggtcgcacccgatggtacttgtaggtgacgaggctcaagtgtaagctcattttggtacgtttggacatagtgctaatcttgacgcatgataggtgcacggtttgcgtcgaacgtaccataggataggaaatcatttttgatgcacccaatggaaatcctaggtgatgtgggtcatgtggaatgtcacttctttgcatttgaagattgtgttagtgtcggtgcaagatacgtgtatggtttgcgctagacgtaccatatgctctgagatcatttaggacacaaccgatggtaccactaggtgacgaggctcaagtggaagcttgtttcggtccatttagagatagtgctaatcttaatgcaagaaaggtgcacggtttgcgtcgaacataacataggctcagaaataattttgcatgcacccgatggagctccttggtgatgtgggtcttgtggactctctcttctttttgtttggaggtagtgttagcgttggtgcaagataggtgcatggtttagacttgatgtaccataggcttagaaatcattttggtcacacccgatggtaccacaaagtgacgatgctcaagtggaagctcattttggtatgtttggagatagtgctaatcttaatgcaggatatgatgaggacatcccttccattgatacaaccacacctgctgcacaacaaggtccgatgacaagagctcgagcacaacaacttaattatcaggtaaagtcgttcctcgctgttcatacaaactcgtctcagaattggatgctactaaatcatggtgatgattgtcttattcttaggaatgttggtcaagaccccattgcctcatgtttagaccccatgatgaggatggagcagccgaacaagtgggaatcatcattaatggggcgctcagctcatctcgagacagcaggaaacactccatcaaaagtaccataactccttgatacgagatccaatgaagctggtttttgacttgttggaaagagcgcgtcgtcctctttcacatgggtccaaccccactatcagaatctaccgaatctgtgcgcagcaagccaaaggacgcacagacctacagcccattgagggacgcccagattagggtttcccactcccccttgtgctctcctccttataaatagagccagcagccatcagaatgaggttgggttttgtttagatgcaagatagctgctgcttcttccttgtaaacgcgtgtgtcgactagaccacccgatttgcttgtttcaagaccccaacttgtgattcagattcggcctttggcttaaatccgtgagttatttgcttgttcatcttgttcttgcttgttctcggttgcttgcaggttcatggtgttcttggcacggcaagaacatcacaatcggagccggtgtacctgttgctaaggcgcagcaaccttgtggtcgttgtagtcggacagccaacgtcgaatccaccccaaatcgagtttatccacactcaccaaaagatcaggaacaaccccttgtcccatcatgtggtatcagagcaaggttctttggtgagtgatttaccgttcattactttacctatagtccagaaatataaaaataggatagaactgaaattccaaacacaagtttgagccttgctgatctgcttagttctttgcttgttgagtttgtggtttacatcgtggtgtcaagtgctggttcttaggttctaatcctttagagtttcgagttcttgtcacgtttcaGTCACCACACAATCCGTTGTTGCCTTTCCCCCCACTTCAGCCGCTGCAATCTCCACCAATACCACCACAACCAGCAGCAAAAGCACCGCTGTTTTTCTCGACCTTTTCGCTGAAaccctcaccaccatcaccttcagccgtgcctacacaaacactaccttatgcacctgtcgttttggtgcaaatctgagtacactcagttctgaaaataagagagttcaaattgcatatttgtactacttgttgcaatccttatccctagtaaaagaaagtctatgctacttgctgcattcttgttataatcatattgcaaaagttcagtttgtgctacttgtcgaaaagaaaagaaaagaaaagaaaagaaaagaaaagaaaagaaaaagaaaatagaaaagaaaaagaaaggaaaaggaggaaagaaagaaagaaagaaaaaaaagaagggttaagttgatgctatttactctcatcatttccattgtttgctactgtccggtgacaacatttgtgtctaggctcgcgtctctagcacgggttagcctaggaccagcacggTACTATCTTTGAACACTTATTCAACTTGCATTGACTAACGTGGTTCCAGCTGTACCTTGATTTTTTTTAagccacctacagctccacaaattatctacaacgtcacagggttctacttgctactacttgtgttgttcttgtcgtcgccaacaccatctacatagcaaggtaaggacttgtaagaactcggttgcacatgctgagagaatgaaaattgttgccacctaattcagttagttggtaggacatattttcttgtgattcccttgctacatactaaccatggcaggagaaggtgaaaggacccctccacaatcacctcgatcaaaagccttgctgcaacactttgaacgcaaagtgaggctccatgctgaacaccttgatgaggatgttcgtgtcaccaatgagcgccttggtcaattggagacggctcagattgagaccaacaccaagttggcttccttggaaGGCACTCTTGGTTCTGTTAATACATCTCTTGTAGGTGTCTTGGAGCGATTGGAGAGGATGGAACAGAATCGCTGTGATGGTTTCGAACgacgcaatcacaacaacaacaacaccatgggcagtgctgctggtcatgatgaagaagaatatgcagcGGACACTGAGCTTGATGAGGAGCTGAATGGTCATCGACGCATCGAACAACATCGCCGCCGCCATGAGACAGGTCCTCGCCGACCACGGCAAGAGGTACGTGCCGATGACTCATTTGGCAAGATTAAATTCACCATACCTGCTTTTGATGGGAGGTATAATCCTGATATGTACCTTAGTTGGGAATTAGCTGTTGATCAGAAATTTACTTgccatgatttccctgaggacaaacgtgttagggctgcaactagtgagtttactgactttGCCTCTGTTTGGTGGTCTGAATACCATCGTAAGAACCCAAATAACACACCAACTTGGGATGCTTTGAAACAGGTCATGCGGgccagatttgttccttcttattattcccgtgatcttttacataagttgcaacaattgaggcaaggatccaaatctgtagaagaatactatcaaGAGCTACAAATGGGTATGCTTCGTTGCAGGCTAGAGGAAAATGAGGATGGTGCCATAGCTAGATTTATGGGTGGGCTGAACCGGGAGATTCAGGATATTCTAGCTTATAAGGAATATAATTCTGTCAATCGTTTATTtcaccttgcttgtaaagctgaacgagaagtgcagggacgacgagctAGCATGAGGGCTAACATTCCTGCAGGTCGTGCTAGCCCGTGGACACCCTCCAATGCTGCTGCACCGTCAACGCGTGCACCCCCACAATCTTCCTCGACCATCAAGCCACGCTCCTCTACAACAAATTCTGTACCATGCCCAAGTGAACCAACTAAAGGAGCAACGGCTACATCTGCCAAGAGTTCATCCTCGGTGGTATCCACGGGGAGAACAAGGGATATTCAGTGCCTACGCTGCAAAGGATATGGCCACGTACGCAAGGACTGCCCAAGCACACGTGTGATGGTTGTGCGAGCTGATGGTGggtattcctctgctagtgattttgatgaagaaacatatgctttgcttgctgctaacaatgtagcggaaggagatgatttccaacaagacgaagagcacattggggctgaagctgctgagcactatgagagcctcgtggtgcagcgggtgctaagtgcccaaatggagagggctgagcaaaatcagcgccacactttgtttcaaaccaagtgtgtgatcaaggaacgctcttgccgtgtgatcatagatggaggaagctgcaacaacttggcaagtgctgaaatggtgaagaagcttttgttgagcacaaaaccacacccgcagccttactacattcagtggcttaacagcagcggcaaggtgaaggtaacacgattggtaagggtagagtttgccattggttcttatcatgattccattgactgcgatgttgtgcctatgcaagcatgctctatgttgttaggtagaccatggcagtttgataaagattccttgcactttggtaaaacaaatcaatactcttttgtgcataatgacaagaagattgtgttgcaccccatgtcccctgaggctattctaagagatgaacttgctagagctagcaaacttaagaatcaggctgttgctagtgaaaatcagattgtcgctaatgaacttgagaaacataagaagaagtctagcaaatctgttcatcataataaaaatgagatcaagctgaaaggctcttgttactttgccaccaaatctgattt from Miscanthus floridulus cultivar M001 chromosome 11, ASM1932011v1, whole genome shotgun sequence includes these protein-coding regions:
- the LOC136491723 gene encoding uncharacterized protein, producing the protein MAGEGERTPPQSPRSKALLQHFERKVRLHAEHLDEDVRVTNERLGQLETAQIETNTKLASLEGTLGSVNTSLVGVLERLERMEQNRCDGFERRNHNNNNTMGSAAGHDEEEYAADTELDEELNGHRRIEQHRRRHETGPRRPRQEVRADDSFGKIKFTIPAFDGRYNPDMYLSWELAVDQKFTCHDFPEDKRVRAATSEFTDFASVWWSEYHRKNPNNTPTWDALKQVMRARFVPSYYSRDLLHKLQQLRQGSKSVEEYYQELQMGMLRCRLEENEDGAIARFMGGLNREIQDILAYKEYNSVNRLFHLACKAEREVQGRRASMRANIPAGRASPWTPSNAAAPSTRAPPQSSSTIKPRSSTTNSVPCPSEPTKGATATSAKSSSSVVSTGRTRDIQCLRCKGYGHVRKDCPSTRVMVVRADGGYSSASDFDEETYALLAANNVAEGDDFQQDEEHIGAEAAEHYESLVVQRVLSAQMERAEQNQRHTLFQTKCVIKERSCRVIIDGGSCNNLASAEMVKKLLLSTKPHPQPYYIQWLNSSGKVKVTRLVRVEFAIGSYHDSIDCDVVPMQACSMLLGRPWQFDKDSLHFGKTNQYSFVHNDKKIVLHPMSPEAILRDELARASKLKNQAVASENQIVANELEKHKKKSSKSVHHNKNEIKLKGSCYFATKSDLDEIDASTTVCYALVCKETLFSLEDTSISLPPAVTNLLQEYADVFPKEVPPGLPPIRGIEHQIDLIPGASLPNRAPYRTNPDETKEIQRQVQELLNKGYVRESLSPCAVPVLLVPKKDGSWRMCVDCRAINNITIRYRHPIPRLDDMLDELSGSIVFSKIDLRSGYHQIRMKLGDEWKTAFKTKFGLYEWLVMPFGLTNAPSTFMRLMNEVLRSFIGRFVVVYFDDILIYSRSLEEHLDHLRAVFNALRDAHLFGNLEKCTFCTDRVSFLGYVVTLQGIEVDQAKVEAIHSWPVPCTVTQVRSFLGLASFYRRFVKDFSTIAAPLHELTKKVELGWVVCCYKRGNLWRISVKS